GGGTGTGCTGCACAAAAGCTAAAAACAGCAAAGTTTTGGCACAAAATTCATCCTTGAACTAAATTACTGTGTGATGGTAAGCAGGGGAAGCAAAATTACAGCTGATACACTTCTGGGTAAAGAGTAACCTATTGAGGTTCTTAATGATTGACTTACCCAACACTAAGATGTGGATCTTGGCAGAGATACATTGATAGTTATGATCGTTAGGATGTTGAAGCAGTTTAGTACATCTGTATGTCCCAGTTGAGGCCTCATCTACTGTATCTATATGTAACTCTGAGTCATTGACTGAGAACTTTATAGTTTTATTTTCCTTGTAAAATGTTGTGTTTGTTCCTAGATATCCATATACATGGTGACATCTCAAAGTCAGGGGGTCTCCTTCATAGGTAACTGGAGGTccctgcaggatgagatgacctgCAATAATAACAGTGAATACAAGATAAGGAATCACCTCTAAATACAATACATGGAGAATACATGGATGAGCAGACAGCCGACCTTCCATAGCATCCAGCGTGACAGGAAGACTGAAGTCACTATTGTTTATCCGACACTGGTAATGACCTTCACTTTTGTTTCCGACATGTTTAATCTCAAAGCTCTTCCCTCTTATATCTGGCATCAGTTTGCCATCTTTATACCAGTAATATTTCTGGTTCTCCACGAGAGCAGATCCCATATCACATGTTAGGGTCACTCCATCATGGTATAAGACTTGACTCCAGTTGGGTGTGAAGGTGACCACCGGTCTGACTGTGACACCTACAAGCAGAAGTAGTAATTATAGGGGGTTCTGGATTTACTTAAAAGGGGGTTTCCAGTTCTAGCAAATCAACTGTATTCATCCTACATCTTTTTAATTTAGTGTATCACCTATTCCATATTGTCAGGGTTCCTGCTTGTAGGTAGATCTATTGGTTACTTCCAGAACATGAAAATCTACCCGGGTCAAGTGATCCCGGGAATTACCATTACTAGTGCTCTCCTTCTCCTAACTTTCTCCATTTCAGTCTTATTTCTTTCTTACTGTCTCCTCGTTTGCTCCTTCATTAATTTCCCATATCTCTCCCTTCCTTCCCTTTCTCTTGCATCCTGTTTCCTTCTGTTTCTCTCCTTTTGCCTCTGTATCCACCTTTCCATTTGTCTCTTCCATTTTCTTTCCCACAACTATTATTCCCCTCTCCTTCTTCTACCCCGTATCTTCTCTCCCATATCTCTTCCTCCATCGCCCTCACCCATCTTTTCTCTTTCCGCTCTCTACCTGTGCTTTTTctccctctctcctctctctttctttctctctgccACTC
The sequence above is drawn from the Bufo bufo chromosome 11, aBufBuf1.1, whole genome shotgun sequence genome and encodes:
- the LOC120982450 gene encoding low affinity immunoglobulin gamma Fc region receptor II-c-like → MSVLARCVILALTMQGLGVTVRPVVTFTPNWSQVLYHDGVTLTCDMGSALVENQKYYWYKDGKLMPDIRGKSFEIKHVGNKSEGHYQCRINNSDFSLPVTLDAMEGHLILQGPPVTYEGDPLTLRCHHVYGYLGTNTTFYKENKTIKFSVNDSELHIDTVDEASTGTYRCTKLLQHPNDHNYQCISAKIHILVLGRSSSKTAVHHIIIIWVTVGIVVVFLLLSLIFWKCRNKKTSLSTSQEQHATRTPMEADTHPALEDDICYTYLSMDHLQIAPSKSASKNVDMSTTYAEVKHRHH